The following coding sequences lie in one Thalassoglobus polymorphus genomic window:
- a CDS encoding efflux RND transporter permease subunit → MLNWLIDFSLKHRGLVILAALLFAVVGVFSLQQLDIDAFPDTTPVQIQINTVAPSLASEEIERQITFPVEQAISGLPGLHELRSISKFGLSQVVLIFDDGIDIYFARQLINERLSTVELPDGIQRPQMGPVSTGLGEVFHYVVVYEGVDLSQVSRAERVKRLTELRTIHDWVIKPQLRSVRGVAEVNSWGGYEKQYQVRIDPDLLLKYGLTFEQVSEAIESNNENVGGGTVTDGSEMLLVHGVGRTVSIEQIEEIIVTAKDGVPVHLHDVATIEIGHEIRRGAVTANGQGEAVLGLGFMLMGENSDEVTWALKEKLEQIKESLPAGVAIQTVYDRTELIDHVIHTVQKNLFEGGLLVIAILFIFLGNLRAGLIVAMAIPLSMLFAFSGMLKFGIAASLLSLGAIDFGLVVDSSVVMIENCVRHLAHNRDGKSRLEIIREAAIEVRKPTMFGELIIMIVYLPILTLEGIEGKLFRPMALTVIMALAGSMVLSLTLMPVLASIFLPKNITEKEPLLIRVLKRLYAPVLRFTMHHKAFIIGSALLLMVSVFGLVAPNLGSEFVPRLSEGAITLNVVRLAGTPLEESMRYNTRMEQVLLEKFPDEVNQVWSRIGTAEVATDPMGTELTDLFITLHPREQWTRAQTQEELTILVQRELRDLPGPRLALSQPIEMRMNEMISGVRSDVAAILYGDDLDLMNDKAIEIERALNSIDGAEDVKIEQISGQPVLQIQVKQDQIARYGVSVRSVMNIVRSLGSNHVGEVYEGQLRFPLVIRLPEEARANPEAIGNILVATPSGQRIPLSRLTSIERVEGFNTIKRDWYQRRITIEANVRGRDLGSFVAEAQRVIDEKVQLPAGRYRVEWGGQFENLERAQTRLLIVVPIALMMIMALLYMTYRNWIDSLRVFTGVPFAWIGGVLALWIRDMPFSISAAVGFIALSGVAVLDDMLLVSTIRQLRKRGRSLDEAVEEAAMTRLRPILMTTLVASLGFVPMAFSTGMGAEVQRPLATVVIGGVCSAMIMSLLVLRVLYVVFNLPTESHDEDGGDDDGHRLEPDEPTDPETGLQFDSASKPESQQWSEPTTVTN, encoded by the coding sequence ATGCTGAATTGGCTGATAGATTTTTCACTCAAGCACCGCGGGCTGGTGATTCTGGCGGCGTTGCTGTTTGCTGTAGTCGGCGTTTTCTCGCTCCAACAGCTCGATATTGACGCATTTCCGGACACGACTCCGGTTCAAATACAGATTAACACTGTCGCGCCATCACTGGCATCTGAAGAGATTGAGCGGCAGATTACTTTTCCTGTCGAGCAAGCCATTAGTGGTTTGCCGGGGCTGCACGAACTCCGTTCAATCTCGAAGTTCGGACTGTCGCAGGTGGTCTTGATCTTTGACGATGGCATTGACATCTATTTTGCACGTCAACTGATCAACGAACGACTATCGACGGTCGAACTGCCCGATGGGATTCAGCGACCACAGATGGGACCGGTTTCTACGGGTCTCGGTGAGGTCTTCCATTACGTGGTGGTCTACGAAGGAGTCGATCTTTCTCAAGTCTCTCGTGCGGAACGGGTCAAGCGACTCACTGAACTCCGCACCATTCACGACTGGGTCATCAAACCGCAATTGCGTTCTGTTCGAGGCGTCGCGGAAGTCAACAGCTGGGGTGGTTACGAGAAGCAGTATCAGGTGCGGATCGACCCGGACCTGCTACTCAAATATGGACTGACGTTCGAGCAGGTCAGTGAAGCCATTGAATCCAACAACGAGAACGTCGGGGGCGGGACAGTCACCGACGGCAGCGAGATGCTGCTCGTTCACGGCGTCGGTCGAACCGTGAGCATCGAACAAATTGAAGAAATTATCGTAACGGCAAAAGATGGCGTGCCAGTGCATCTTCACGACGTCGCGACCATCGAGATCGGACACGAGATTCGTCGCGGAGCCGTTACGGCTAACGGTCAAGGAGAAGCAGTACTCGGCCTCGGCTTCATGCTGATGGGTGAGAATAGTGATGAAGTCACATGGGCACTCAAGGAGAAACTCGAACAGATCAAGGAAAGTCTCCCTGCCGGTGTCGCGATTCAAACAGTCTACGACCGCACTGAGTTGATCGACCATGTCATTCACACTGTACAAAAAAACTTATTCGAAGGTGGTTTGCTCGTCATTGCCATTCTGTTTATTTTCCTTGGCAATCTCCGAGCCGGATTGATCGTTGCTATGGCGATTCCGTTGTCCATGCTGTTTGCGTTCTCGGGAATGCTGAAATTTGGAATTGCCGCCAGTTTGCTCAGTCTGGGGGCAATTGACTTCGGACTGGTCGTCGACAGTTCGGTGGTGATGATCGAAAACTGTGTGCGGCATTTGGCTCACAATCGAGACGGCAAGAGTCGTCTTGAAATCATTCGTGAAGCAGCGATTGAAGTGCGTAAGCCCACGATGTTTGGCGAATTGATCATCATGATCGTCTATCTACCGATCCTCACGCTGGAAGGCATCGAGGGTAAGCTGTTTCGCCCTATGGCGCTAACGGTAATTATGGCACTTGCCGGATCGATGGTGCTGTCATTGACTCTGATGCCTGTCCTGGCAAGCATCTTTCTTCCGAAGAACATCACAGAGAAAGAGCCGCTCCTGATCCGGGTGCTGAAACGGCTATATGCTCCCGTGCTGCGATTCACGATGCACCACAAGGCATTCATTATCGGTTCAGCTCTGTTGTTGATGGTCAGTGTGTTCGGTCTCGTTGCGCCCAACCTTGGCAGCGAGTTCGTGCCCCGGCTTTCAGAAGGAGCCATCACACTCAACGTGGTTCGACTCGCCGGGACACCGTTGGAAGAATCGATGCGGTACAACACACGCATGGAGCAAGTTCTGCTGGAGAAATTTCCCGACGAGGTCAATCAGGTCTGGAGTCGGATCGGAACTGCGGAAGTCGCGACCGACCCAATGGGCACGGAATTGACGGACCTGTTCATCACCCTGCATCCGCGTGAACAGTGGACGCGGGCGCAGACGCAAGAAGAACTGACCATTCTCGTACAGCGAGAACTTCGTGACCTCCCCGGTCCTCGCCTGGCGTTGTCGCAGCCGATTGAAATGCGAATGAATGAAATGATTTCGGGTGTTCGATCGGATGTCGCAGCGATTCTGTATGGTGACGACTTGGACCTGATGAACGATAAGGCAATCGAGATTGAGCGTGCCCTGAACTCAATCGATGGTGCCGAAGACGTCAAAATCGAACAGATTTCCGGTCAACCGGTTCTTCAAATTCAAGTCAAGCAGGATCAGATTGCCCGCTACGGAGTCTCCGTGCGTTCGGTCATGAACATTGTTCGTTCTCTTGGTAGCAACCATGTTGGCGAAGTGTATGAAGGACAGCTGCGATTTCCTTTAGTCATTCGACTCCCAGAGGAAGCCCGAGCTAACCCTGAAGCTATCGGCAACATATTAGTAGCCACGCCGTCTGGGCAACGCATCCCGCTCTCGCGTCTAACTTCTATTGAGCGAGTGGAAGGTTTCAACACGATTAAACGCGACTGGTATCAGCGTCGCATCACGATTGAAGCCAACGTTCGTGGTCGCGACCTGGGCAGCTTTGTCGCTGAGGCTCAGCGAGTCATCGATGAAAAAGTTCAGCTGCCTGCGGGACGCTATCGCGTGGAATGGGGAGGGCAATTCGAGAATCTCGAACGTGCACAAACAAGGTTGCTTATTGTCGTGCCGATTGCCCTGATGATGATCATGGCATTGCTCTACATGACGTACCGCAACTGGATCGACTCATTGCGAGTTTTTACAGGTGTTCCGTTTGCCTGGATCGGCGGAGTGCTTGCACTTTGGATCCGTGATATGCCGTTTTCGATTTCAGCGGCGGTGGGCTTCATCGCACTGTCCGGTGTAGCCGTGCTCGACGACATGCTGCTGGTTTCCACTATTCGACAGCTGCGCAAGCGTGGTCGTTCGCTGGATGAAGCCGTTGAAGAGGCTGCGATGACCAGATTACGCCCGATCCTGATGACGACTTTGGTGGCCAGTCTCGGCTTCGTGCCGATGGCCTTTAGTACGGGGATGGGCGCGGAAGTGCAACGACCACTGGCAACGGTCGTGATCGGTGGCGTGTGTAGCGCCATGATAATGAGCCTGCTGGTATTACGAGTGCTTTACGTGGTCTTCAATCTGCCCACAGAGAGCCACGATGAAGATGGAGGAGACGATGATGGTCATCGTCTTGAACCAGATGAACCGACCGACCCGGAGACCGGACTGCAGTTTGATTCTGCGTCAAAGCCAGAGTCACAGCAATGGTCCGAACCAACGACGGTCACAAATTAG
- a CDS encoding RND transporter, with amino-acid sequence MNWMMSMRGLSLGLLATAAIGLAGCSNSETASEPDESSAAANTDVDHSHGGYWCVEHGVPEGECARCDKSLVAEFKEAGDWCEEHDRPESQCFICGPKRAEKFIAQYEAKTGHKPPEPTE; translated from the coding sequence ATGAATTGGATGATGAGTATGCGTGGTCTGTCGCTGGGTTTGCTGGCAACGGCAGCGATTGGACTGGCCGGATGTAGTAACAGCGAAACTGCTTCCGAACCTGATGAATCCTCGGCTGCCGCTAACACAGACGTCGATCACAGCCATGGTGGCTATTGGTGCGTTGAGCACGGAGTTCCAGAGGGTGAATGTGCTCGCTGTGACAAGTCACTGGTCGCAGAATTTAAGGAAGCGGGTGACTGGTGTGAAGAGCATGATCGACCAGAATCGCAATGCTTCATTTGCGGTCCAAAACGGGCGGAGAAATTCATCGCTCAGTACGAAGCGAAAACCGGTCACAAACCACCGGAACCGACTGAGTAG
- a CDS encoding thioredoxin family protein yields the protein MKLDFKILTGVLAIIVIGCDRQPPKDMQSLGSVEPVHLSDTNFHIEVIESQVPVLVDMWAPWCHPCIAMKPTIRDVTEDLNGTAKVGELNIEENPFIKEKYNIDKYPMLLIFVDGKEVQRLVGMKTHDELVEAVVTSTVRHNAGVN from the coding sequence ATGAAATTAGACTTCAAAATACTCACTGGTGTGTTAGCAATCATCGTGATTGGATGTGATAGACAGCCGCCAAAGGACATGCAGTCTTTGGGGAGCGTTGAACCAGTCCATCTGTCAGATACCAACTTCCATATTGAAGTGATTGAAAGTCAAGTGCCGGTTCTCGTCGACATGTGGGCACCGTGGTGCCATCCCTGCATCGCGATGAAACCAACAATTCGTGACGTTACCGAGGACCTCAATGGCACAGCCAAGGTTGGCGAATTAAACATCGAAGAAAACCCCTTCATCAAAGAGAAATATAACATCGACAAGTACCCGATGCTGTTGATCTTCGTCGATGGCAAAGAAGTGCAGCGACTCGTCGGGATGAAGACACACGATGAGTTAGTTGAAGCCGTGGTGACATCTACCGTGCGACACAATGCAGGGGTAAATTGA
- a CDS encoding heavy metal translocating P-type ATPase: MSSEMQLRIRGIDCAEEVTLLKRELLPMVGSEERLGFDVLNGKLVVERPAEVSEADILSAIERTGLKAEPWQDKSQSRDDLSFWQRHQRLVLTAVSGVCGLAGLVVQLVAGESAPVPVTAIALYSTGIAAGLLMVLPKAWRSLVSLRPDMNLLMSVAVVGAVLIGEWFEGATVAFLFSFSLLLESWSVWRARRAIASLMDLSPPTAHLRDKAGHVSDVAPKEVPVGSTVIVRPGEKIPLDGLVSEGASSVNQAPITGESVPVEIENGDEVFAGTINGDGLLEIETTKAADDTTLARIIKMVGDAGSKRAPSEKWVEKFAAVYTPAVMIVALLMLVIPPLAFGEEWAVWLYRSLVLLVIACPCALVISTPVSVVASLAAAARNGVLIKGGVFVEMPAQLNAIAMDKTGTLTQGAPTVVDVVPMNGHDETELLTRAGALELNSNHPLARAIVEETKHRGMTIPAAERFATIQGKGASGVINGKPYWLGSHRYLEDRGQETPEVHNQLEAMQGAGRTVVVVGNDEHVCGFITLADAIREETREAIHQLHEAGVKQIVMLTGDNAGTAQAIAQEAGIDEVQAELLPEDKVSAVERLVEQYQFVAMIGDGVNDAPALARASLGLAMGAAGSDAAIETADIALMSDDLSKLPWLIHHSRRTLRIIRQNIAFSLGVKVLFVILTFAGLASLWAAIAADMGASLLVIGNGLRLLKSTQGILCSYSKRL; the protein is encoded by the coding sequence ATGTCATCAGAAATGCAACTGCGAATACGCGGAATAGATTGCGCTGAGGAAGTCACGTTGCTCAAGCGTGAACTGTTGCCGATGGTGGGTAGCGAAGAACGGCTGGGATTTGATGTTCTCAACGGAAAGCTGGTCGTTGAGCGACCCGCAGAAGTCTCAGAGGCGGACATCCTTTCGGCCATTGAGCGAACCGGATTAAAGGCCGAGCCGTGGCAAGATAAGTCGCAGAGCCGAGATGATCTTTCCTTTTGGCAACGCCATCAACGGCTCGTCCTGACTGCTGTCAGTGGGGTGTGCGGACTTGCGGGTTTAGTGGTGCAACTTGTCGCTGGTGAATCTGCACCTGTGCCGGTCACGGCAATCGCGTTGTACAGCACCGGCATTGCCGCTGGACTGTTGATGGTGTTGCCGAAAGCATGGCGGTCGCTTGTTTCATTGCGTCCGGATATGAATCTGTTGATGTCCGTGGCCGTCGTCGGAGCCGTGCTGATCGGTGAATGGTTCGAAGGTGCGACCGTCGCATTCCTGTTTTCGTTTTCGCTGCTACTGGAATCATGGAGTGTCTGGCGTGCCCGTCGGGCCATCGCTTCGCTGATGGACTTGTCACCTCCGACCGCTCACCTGCGGGATAAAGCAGGTCATGTCAGCGATGTCGCTCCGAAGGAAGTGCCGGTCGGTTCAACCGTGATCGTGCGACCGGGTGAGAAGATTCCGTTGGATGGTCTCGTCAGCGAAGGAGCCAGTAGTGTGAATCAAGCACCGATCACCGGTGAGAGCGTCCCTGTTGAAATAGAAAACGGTGACGAAGTCTTCGCGGGAACAATCAACGGCGACGGCCTGCTGGAAATCGAAACGACGAAGGCGGCTGACGATACGACGCTGGCTCGCATCATCAAGATGGTCGGTGACGCCGGCTCCAAGCGTGCTCCCTCGGAAAAGTGGGTCGAGAAGTTTGCTGCGGTCTATACACCTGCCGTTATGATCGTCGCTCTGTTGATGCTGGTGATTCCGCCTCTGGCATTCGGCGAGGAGTGGGCGGTCTGGCTGTACCGGTCGCTGGTGCTACTGGTAATTGCCTGTCCGTGTGCATTGGTGATTTCGACGCCGGTGAGCGTGGTGGCATCACTCGCAGCAGCGGCTCGCAACGGCGTTCTCATTAAAGGCGGTGTGTTCGTCGAAATGCCTGCTCAGTTAAATGCCATCGCCATGGATAAGACCGGCACATTGACACAGGGGGCACCGACTGTGGTAGACGTAGTGCCGATGAACGGACACGACGAAACGGAACTGCTGACTCGGGCCGGGGCATTGGAGCTGAACAGCAATCATCCGCTGGCCAGAGCGATCGTCGAAGAAACAAAACATCGCGGCATGACGATTCCAGCTGCGGAACGATTCGCGACCATTCAAGGAAAAGGTGCTTCCGGCGTGATCAACGGAAAACCTTATTGGCTTGGCTCACACCGTTATCTGGAAGATCGCGGTCAGGAAACGCCCGAAGTTCACAATCAACTGGAAGCGATGCAAGGAGCCGGTCGCACCGTCGTCGTTGTCGGCAATGATGAACATGTCTGCGGATTCATCACCCTGGCCGATGCCATCCGTGAAGAGACTCGTGAGGCGATTCACCAACTTCATGAAGCGGGCGTGAAACAGATCGTAATGCTGACCGGCGACAACGCAGGCACTGCACAAGCGATCGCACAAGAGGCGGGAATCGACGAAGTTCAGGCAGAGTTATTGCCCGAGGACAAAGTCTCCGCCGTCGAGCGACTCGTCGAGCAGTACCAGTTCGTCGCGATGATCGGCGACGGCGTCAATGATGCTCCCGCGCTGGCCCGCGCATCCTTGGGGCTCGCAATGGGCGCCGCCGGAAGCGATGCGGCAATCGAAACGGCCGATATTGCGTTGATGTCGGACGACTTGTCGAAGCTACCGTGGCTGATTCACCACTCGCGACGAACGCTGAGGATCATCCGCCAGAACATTGCCTTCTCACTGGGGGTCAAGGTCCTGTTCGTCATCCTCACGTTCGCAGGACTCGCCTCTCTCTGGGCCGCCATCGCAGCCGACATGGGAGCCTCACTGCTGGTCATCGGCAATGGACTGCGGCTTCTAAAGTCAACCCAAGGCATCCTTTGTTCCTACTCAAAGAGACTCTGA
- a CDS encoding mercuric transporter MerT family protein: MSTLTLGALLDDEFAEKFTADSRSCCATASEDCASVKDDTGWRFCPSQDCDVVYFAEEEDTQFTESQLKVPVGEKESSGERALCYCFGHSVGSIKEELGAKGRSDALEDIRAKMKDPGCHCETSNPSGSCCLGSVTKGIQIAQEEIRMNDLNVTPTSTAKSSTGRGEKIAKIGTVVSAIMASACCWLPLLLLAVGVSGAGIAATLETYRPLFMVVTFGFLGAAFYFTYRPTKAVAESGHDCCTTESEVADDCCATTGKRRFNMMSMNKVMLWVVTVLAVAFLFFPSYVGVLFGTNDAAAVTEDMNRAMFQIEGMSCEGCATTVAQAIRQVPGVVAVDVNYEKGQAVVGVKPGDPIPELAILAILSHAGYRVQPANSESL, translated from the coding sequence GTGAGCACATTGACGCTCGGCGCGTTGCTCGATGACGAGTTCGCCGAAAAGTTCACAGCAGACAGTCGATCCTGCTGTGCTACGGCAAGTGAAGATTGCGCATCCGTCAAAGATGACACTGGCTGGCGGTTTTGCCCATCGCAGGACTGCGACGTAGTGTACTTCGCTGAGGAAGAAGACACGCAGTTCACCGAGTCGCAACTGAAAGTTCCGGTCGGTGAGAAGGAGTCCAGCGGGGAGCGCGCCCTGTGCTACTGTTTCGGGCATTCGGTTGGCAGCATCAAAGAGGAACTTGGCGCGAAGGGCCGCTCCGACGCTCTGGAAGACATCCGGGCGAAGATGAAAGACCCCGGCTGTCACTGTGAGACTTCCAATCCGAGCGGTTCGTGCTGTCTGGGGAGTGTGACGAAAGGTATCCAAATCGCTCAGGAGGAAATACGGATGAATGACTTGAACGTGACGCCCACATCGACGGCGAAATCATCGACAGGCCGTGGCGAGAAAATCGCCAAGATCGGCACTGTCGTCTCGGCGATCATGGCCTCGGCCTGTTGCTGGCTACCGCTGCTTCTGCTGGCGGTTGGCGTGTCCGGGGCCGGGATCGCAGCCACGCTGGAAACGTATCGCCCACTATTCATGGTCGTGACGTTCGGATTTCTCGGCGCAGCGTTCTACTTCACCTACCGTCCCACGAAAGCTGTTGCCGAATCGGGACACGACTGCTGTACCACGGAAAGTGAAGTGGCGGACGACTGCTGTGCCACGACCGGTAAACGTCGCTTCAACATGATGTCGATGAACAAGGTCATGTTGTGGGTTGTGACGGTGCTGGCGGTCGCCTTCCTCTTCTTCCCCAGCTACGTCGGTGTGTTGTTTGGCACGAATGATGCCGCCGCCGTGACAGAGGATATGAACCGGGCTATGTTCCAGATTGAAGGCATGAGTTGTGAAGGCTGCGCGACGACGGTCGCTCAAGCGATCCGTCAGGTGCCCGGCGTCGTCGCCGTTGATGTCAACTACGAGAAGGGACAGGCGGTCGTCGGCGTGAAACCTGGCGACCCAATTCCCGAGCTCGCGATATTGGCTATCTTGAGTCATGCTGGTTATCGTGTACAGCCTGCGAACTCAGAGTCTCTTTGA
- a CDS encoding heavy metal-responsive transcriptional regulator has product MSKRLTISEVAKAAGIPISTLRYYERIGLVEPEDRSFGNYRLYSDHSLKKLKFIRAAQAIGFTLEDVKSLLADGEGKAPTCGNVQDLIEARLTDVEERLKDLRHVRKVLKSALDQCQGQEQTKCCHVVKELKAL; this is encoded by the coding sequence ATGAGCAAACGACTGACAATTAGTGAGGTGGCGAAAGCCGCTGGCATCCCCATATCCACTCTTCGCTACTACGAGCGGATCGGTCTCGTTGAACCAGAAGATCGTAGCTTTGGGAACTACCGACTCTACAGTGACCATTCGCTTAAGAAACTGAAGTTCATCCGAGCGGCGCAAGCCATCGGCTTCACACTGGAAGACGTCAAATCACTGCTTGCCGACGGCGAAGGCAAAGCACCAACGTGCGGCAACGTTCAGGACCTCATTGAAGCACGATTGACCGATGTCGAAGAACGCCTCAAAGACCTGCGGCACGTTCGCAAAGTGCTGAAGTCTGCTCTGGACCAGTGTCAGGGTCAAGAGCAAACAAAATGTTGCCACGTCGTGAAGGAGCTCAAGGCGTTATAG